CAACAACAGtagttattttaaaaagaaaattgtcCACAAAACATCCAATACATCTGTTATTTGTTGTTTCTACAAATATGTTCTAGCTACCAGTACAGATCTCAAGTTGCGGCAAGCCACAGGACTTCCTTCATTGACAAAAGAAATGCATATCTAGCTAGCAACTTCTAGCTAAGTTAGCTAGCAATATGGCTACATAGTCATTTTAGATCTCATTGTTGGTCGACTAGTGAGACAGACAAATACTTAGCAttaggttgtgttgttgttaaCGTAGACAGTTACAGCGGCTGTGACTGAGCTGTCAGTTCAGCATGTACTGTAGGTAGCAGATTACAGTAATTAattatgtactgtacttgtatggATATTTACCTAGAAAATAAAGGAATACGCTTAATTCATTTGTCGTTCTATTGCAATTTGGTGTACCTGTTCTTTCACTGCCAGCCTCAATGGGGCAAGAATCTCTTCAATATTGCCACTCATTTTGTGTCCTTCGGTACGCTCGAACCAAATACGTTTCTTCTTCGTTTTATACAAGCAAACAGACAGGGAAAATGGCCTGGTCAGGGGCGGACAGCGTTGTGGCGAAGGTAGAACCCGGCAGACCGGCGGCACCGAGCGGAGACTGGTAATCTCAGTGCTGGCCCTCAGCAGTGCTGATGTTGCGCTACGAAGCATGGACCGAGGGCAGAACCGTAATGTGGATGAAACAGAATGATGAAATCTCAGGAAACAAGTAAATGAACGCTTCGGTAATTTAGCGGCACCTTCGACATTTTATCAGGTGGAAATTGAAAAATGCAGATTCGACAAAGTATTACAGCTTTTACCACAACAGGTCGCTGTTACTCGAATTCGGGTCATGCACAGCAAATTCAGGAAGCGCAATGATAAGTGTTTATTACATATTTGATCGATAATTCATATAATGGCATATTTCAGAATACATAGCCTACAAGGGGGATTTCAATACTATTGTCTTCTGTTTTACAATCTTGCCTAGGTTGATCACTAAGACTAAGGTGGCAGTAAACTTTGGATTTcatatcagcagttgtctctATCAGAAGTGAAATttgctctgtctgtttttctctctagTCTAGTGAGCTTCCTCCCGGTGTGACGGGGTAGAGAACACGTTACAGTACTCTAACACTCCTGCTTTATatgcacatacagctccggaaaaaattaagagaccactgcacagtTAGTAATTTTAGGATTCATTTATGTTCCCCATAAGATATAATTCCTGtccacacaaaaaatatatctgaCATCATACCAACAGTGGAAGTAAATTCAATTTCTCACCAGAATGGGAGGTATCATGTGTGTTTTTCCCCCAAACAACttctgtgtattttatttatttcagtacagGACTGTCCCAAAACTGCGTCTCTGTTGAACCTGTAAGTTGGTAAGGCTTGTCTTACTGGGTCAGGGTCTGTTGTCCTTGTGTGATAGGGTGTCTGTGTCATTTTACATCCCGTGGGAAATGAAAAGGgccacatacagagagagagagagacaaagagagagacataaagagagacaTACAGCAAGAAACATACAGAAAGACATacaaaaagagagacaaacagagagacatacagaaagagaaaaacagagggatatacagagagagacgtacagagagagacatactgtacatccacAAGATCAAGTGGAAACATAAAAGTCCTACAATTTGAATGTCATTGAAATTTCTACAATATAGTTATTTTATAACTATGTACTATCTAAGATTTGCTTGAGTTCATAAATCGCAAAGTTATTGTTCGACTATTTCTCTATGCACGCAACTCTCTCACACAGGGAGGGCAGGTCAAGCTAACATGATTGCAGGGTCAGAGGGTTTACATTGCTCCACTCCCACTAATGTTAGATGTTAGAACTATGTGAAATAACAATTATTGATGTGAATgaaacaaatgttctgtcacGGGTAAAAGACAAAATGGAGGAAGCTGGAACTATTACAGTTCAGCCACAGGTTTTAAAGTTGACATTTCCTAACATCTCCAAAAAACGACTGCTCTGTGTTCAGCTGCTCTGTGTTAGCAGGACGTAGCCTAAGCTATGTCAAATAACACCTCTTGTGAGTACTAGTGTGACAGCAATTCGTTGATGAGGCTGTGACACTAGTAGTCACAAGAGGTGTTATTTGTTTCACTTCACAGCTAAGCATCATAAAATGCTGGGCTCTGGTCCAAATGGATACAAGTTCAAACGCCCCCAAAACAGGCCTGGCAATACGAAGATGGAAAATAACAGATGAGAGAGGACAGGAACCGAAAGGTCAACATTTCTCCAGGTTACTGAAATTATCTGGAGTTATAAtgtgtaaaagaaaaaatatgtgttggatatttaaaataacaccactgattttattttttaatgaatcGTTGGCCAATCATTGGCTACTACATGTAGCTCAGTGTTTGTAATGCAGCTCACACAGTGAGTCTCTGTGTCAGTCTGGCTGGGCTCTGCACCTGCTGGTGTCCTGGCGAGACACTGTAGGGCTTGTTCTGTTAACACCCTGTAGATAATAAATATCTAAATagattaataatattaatgCATAGACAATTATCAATACTAACAGATTATCGCAAGTTCATTTTCTTACGTAATGCATATTGAGTAAAGGAAATGCGCTCCATACATATTTCGTTGAAATTACGGTAATTTTACAGGAAGCTTATGTTATGGTTTTGccaaaatacactgaacattGTATCTGTAAAACGACTGAAGAGACAACAAAGCAATAAAGACTGTGGAATTAATTCAAATCCTGATTCTGATACACCTACTTCCGCTGTTTGAGCTCAAGTCTTTATTCGAAGACATCCTGGTCTTGACTTCCAAACCAACAGCAGTCAGTTCCTGGAACTCTGCTGGTAAAAACCCACCCACTATCACTTTAATGACAGATAATGATAGATTAGTACAAGACGTCATACAGACTGTAGAGACAACAGTCAGGCCAGTTATGGGTCTACATCTATTGTTGTGACAGGCGCTGGCAGCGGGTCCGCCTCCCCCTCTcctaaatacaaacacatccacGCACACCTTCAGCCATTCCCAGCTCTCCCCGTGGAGCCCAACCAACcaacaccacaacaccaccacTGATGCACTAGAACACTCTCATTCTGTTTGcattttgtcttttcttttgttttatgaGGGATTGCTTTTACATGTCTGTTGGTTTACTTTTTTTCTGGTAACTTCTGCAGGGCCTCGCTCAAGGTCAGTAGCCCCTGCAACAGGTGTCGCTGTCAGAATAACTGCATGACCGTGTGACATTGAAACAGCTAACAGTGCAGAGAAGCAATTTTTGTGTGCAGTAATTTAGTTTCATTTTGCATCATCCAGTGTGTTCTTCAGATGGATTCAGAATAGTGGCCTAATAAAAGTGAAAAGCAGCCTGAAGTAAAATTGTACTTATTGAGCTTGGCATTAGTTTCAAATAGGCTACCATGTCATGTGACACATAAATGGAGATATCAATTCAGAAATGTGAAGAAGGAAGGCAATACTGTAAATAGGCTGCAGCTGCTCTATAAATGACTTCATGAGTCGGATTTCTTAACTGGCCTGATTCTGATGAACATGTTAAAAGACATCTGACTCTTCTCAGATACACAAAGCTGCCCGTAATCCCATGCCTGAACAAACACTGACGGGTGATCCGTTTGTGACATACAATCTGTAACCACATGTTAGCAGGACATGCTACATAACGTGTAAATGCAGGGAAGTGCTTCGCATTGACACAGTGAGCAATAGGCCAGCAAACTGTGGAAGTATGGATATCACTGTAAAGCCAAGCTTTGTTTCCCTTGAATTAAGAAAGTGTCAGATAACTCCAGAGTGGGGAAAGAcaaaggagggaggaagaggtcAAGAGAGAGTCTGatagggaggaagaggaagagggagaggtcaagagagagtgagatagggAGGAAGAGGtcaagagagagtgagatagggaggaagaggaagaggccaagagagattgagacagggaggaagaggtcaagagagggggtgggggggggatgtGGGAAGAAAGAGTGAGACGGGTCTCTGGGTCCACTACATTATCTTGATGATTGAGTTTTATGAGAGAGCTACTGTGAAAGTGTCAGAGATTCTACCTGTACAGTTGTTGGAGGGTTAGAGATACCAACCTCTACATAAACTGGCTGGTCAGAGATACCAACCTCTACATAAACTGGCTGGTCAGAGATACCGACCTCTACATAAACTGGAGGGCAGAGATTATTTTTAGTTCCCAGAATGCTCCTCTGTCACAATAATATCTGCCAGTGTTTGAAATGGTAACTAGACACTGATCTGGTTCCCTACCAGCTGGGACTCAGGCTTAGCTTGGCAacttcataataataatgtaataatagcAGCAAGGCAGCACTGAGCTTTGTGGTTCACTGTATAGACAGTAAGACCACATGGTTAAGATGCCGCGTAGTGCCtcagaacagctcttagctgagGTGTTTTGGCCAGAGTCCACAGCCATTAGAGTCATTGCCTTATTACTTGTCAATGTTAGTCAGGTAACAGGACTGTTTATCCCTCTGTGTGCTTTACTGTTCAGGTCCTGAGTCAAAGCCTGGGTGTTTTCCAAGGCGTGTGTGTttaggggagtgtgtgtgtgtgtgtctgtgtgtgtgtgaccatcaGCTGATTGGTCACCATGGGGATCAAGACCGGCCTGCCCAGATGGGAGCTgtatctctacagcacagtgcTGTATCTGGCTATGTTGTGGACAGCCAGCTGGATCTATGACGTGTCCAGCTGtaagtatgcacacacacacgcacacacacacacacacacacgcacaaacacagaggagtatacacacgcacataaCATTCACAATCTATTATGAGGAACGAGAGGGGGAAGTATGTAAGAAGATTTGTAGAGGGAGGTGGAGTTGTTTATGAGGTTGAGCtgggggagacaggggaggcAGTGTTACGTAGAATGGGGGGGTGAAGTAATGTAGGAGGGGAGGCGATATTATGTGGGAGGAAGCTGGAGTTAAATGAAGGTGTCAGTAATAATGTCTGAGAATTAGGACAGACTAAGCACAGAGAAGTGCTGTGTTAATTACTATAGGAACGGCCCAAATGCCTGCtaactcagacagacagagacagacagaccattacttcagacagacagagacagacagaccattacttcagacagacagagacagacagaccattacttcagacagacagagacagacagaccattacttcagacagacagagacagacagaccattacttcagacagacagagacagagagaccattacttcagaaagacagacagaccattacttcagacagacagagacagagagaccattacttcagaaagacagacagagacagacagacagaccattacttcagacagacagagacagacagacagaccattacttcagacagacagagacagagagaccattacttcagaaagacagacagacagaccattacttcagaaagacagagacagacagaccattacttcagacagacagagacagacagaccattacttcagacagacagagacagacagaccattacttcagacagacagagacagacagaccattacttcagacagacagacagagacagacagaccattacttcagacagacagagacagacagaccattacttcagacagacagacagagacagacagaccattacttcagacagacagagacagacagaccattacttcagacagacagacagagacagacagaccattacttcagacagacagagacagacagaccattacttcagacagacagagacagacagaccattacttcagacagacagagacagacagaccattacttcagacagacagagacagacagacagaccattacttcagacagacagagacagacagaccattacttcagacagacagaccgttCTGCTAAATCCCACACTTGTACCACCAGGAAGTCAGGTCCTCATTCAGTTTTGCAGGTGGCCAATCAGCCTAATGAGTTACTACAGAAGAGAGGAATGTCTCTTTGCATTGCCGGCCAATGGGCTTTCCTGTCACTCATCAGCTAGCAGCATAGTCAAGTCTTGAACCTAGACTGCAGTGTAATGCAGTGTAATGCAGTGTTAAGCTTGATGTTGAAATAACTGGAAGGCTGTTGGAAACAACGTGCTGATATCAGTTAATCTAAGTGTCTTATTGCAGCAAATGTGAACAGAAAGTCCTTCAAGTCCAGTGTGACACCAGGATGGCACTACTTCAGCAGGAGAATGGTGAGATGAATGCTTCACATCTGTGGATACATTAATGTTGAACATGCCTATTATGTTAAATACACCTTTCTTTAAATTTAGTTAAAGGTCCATCACATTTGGATTTCTTAGATGACTGGTATTTCTCTGGCTGTAGGATACAGCTGACTTTGAGTGGGTGATGTGGTTTTCTACGTTCCGGGAACACATCATCTTTGCCCTGTCCGGCCATGTGATCTTTGCTAAGATCTGCTCCATGCTGGCCCCTGAGGTGGGTTTCCATTGAAGATGGAATATATCTTCTTCTGGAGATAtgacagaggaaaagagagggaccaAGAAAGATAAATCAAACCTGATTAGTCATATGCGATGTTACCAGTAACTATAGGCAGTGAAATGCTTATCACTCTAATCAATATTAATACAAGGAATATATACATGTGATATAATTAGCAATACCATGTAATAAATTATCATTTATATAATAACAACAATTTGGTTGTTTACAAGGAGTACCAGTATTGAGACAGCATAGAGTCAGTATCAGTACAGAGCCAGAATGTCAGTACAGAGTCAGTGTCCATACAGAGTCACTGTGTCATTACAGAGTTAGTGTCAGGAAAGAGGCAGTGTGTCATTATAGAGTTAGTGTCAGTAGAGAGTCAGTGTATCATTATAGAGTTAGTGTCAGTATAGTCAGTGTATCATTATAGAGCTAGTGTCAGTAGAGAGTCAGTGTATCATTATAGAGTTAGTGTCAGTATAGTCAGTGTATCATTATAGAGCTAGTGTCAGTAGAGAGTCAGTGTGTCATTATAGAGTTAGTGTCAGTAGAGAGTCAGTGTATCATTATAGAGTTAGTGTCAGTAGAGAGTCAGTGTATCATTATAGAGTTAGTGTCAGTATAGTCAGTGTATCATTATAGAGCTAGTGTCAGTAGAGAGTCAGTGTGTCATTATAGAGTTAGTGTCAGTAGAGAGTCAGTGTGTCATTATAGAGTTAATGTCAGTAGAGTCAGTGTGTCATTATAGAGTTAGTGTCAGTAGATTCATTGTATCATTATAGAGTTAGTGTCAGTAGAGAGTCAGTGTATCATTATAGAGTTAGTGTCAGTATAGTCAGTGTATCATTATAGAGTTAGTGTCAGTATAGTCAGTGTGTCATTATAGAGTTAGTGTCAGTAGATTCATTGTGTCATTATAGAGTTAGTGTCAGTAGATTCATTGTGTCATTATAGAGTTAGTGTCAGTACTGGGTTCATGTGTGGTGGTACAGGTAATTTAAGTTAATGTACATATAGACAAGTGTAGCTACAGATAAAACATTAGCATGAGCAACATATGTGATAAGTGTCATTAGTGTTAAAGTGTGGTTAGTGTCAAAGTGTGATTAGTATTAAAGTGTGAGTATTAGAGCATGGTAACTAGACCCAATATCATTACAGTATTAGAGCATGGTAACTACACCCAGTATAATTACAGTATTAGAGCATGGTAACTACACCCATTATCAGTACAGTATTAGAGCATGGTAACTACACCCAGTATAATTACAGTATTACATCCATTATATGGGAAACATTTGATAAAAAGTGACAATAAAACGAACTAATCTGCAGTAAACATTACACAGCAATTGTAACTGTTGTGTGTGTCCCTTCCACAGTACAAGGCTCTGATGTACATGTTCTATGGCATGATGGCGGTGCTGGTCAGTATGGGTTGGACCTACATCACTCTGATCCTGTCTCATTGTGTCCTGCTCTACACCATCTCTCTGGTCAAACTGCGTTGGCTCTGTTTCCTAGCTGGACTCACCACACTGTCCACATTCAAGATGGAGCCCTTTGTCTCCTGGCAGGTCCTGGGCAGCACAATGTTTTACAGACAGGCTCTGGTTAACCTGAACACAATATAAtatcctctctgtgtctcctctgtctctcccatatatctcttctcctctgtctctcccatatctcttctcctctgtctctcccatatctcttctccactgtctctcccaTATCTCTtctcctcagtctctcccaTATCTCTtctcctcagtctctcccaTATCTCTtctcctcagtctctcccatatctcttctcctctgtctctctcatatctcttctcctctgtctctcccatatctcttctcctctgtctctcccatatctcttctcctcagtctctcccaTATCTCTtctcctcagtctctcccatatctcttctcctctgtctctcccatatCTCTTCTCCTCAGTCTGTCCCATATCTCTtctcctcagtctctcccaTATCTCTtctcctcagtctctcccaTATCTCttctcctcagtctctctcatatctcttctcctctgtctctctcatatctcttctcctctgtctctcccatatctcttctcctcagtctctcccaTATCTCTTCTCCtcagtctctccttctctgttctATCTCCCCTcaggctctctgtctgtcatctcTTGTCTCTTCTCACCACTGtttctgctctgtctctcttctatcccttccatgcaaggcatctaccatacacaatgccttaggaaaacacagaacatcataaaagactacagccacccaggctatggtctgttcccactgctgccatctggtagatgTTACcggaacatcataaaagactacagccacccaggctatggtctgttcacactgctgccatctggtagatgTTACTGGAGCATCAGGGCACTACCAGACTCACAGACTGTTCTTACCCCCAGACCACGAGGCTCCTTAACCCgcaacactgatctattgaTCAGAACACTTCATATGCTCTGGTCACACTATATGTACATTCATGTATATTATCACATTCAATACATCCATTTATAGGCACTACAACACGTGTATTTATATTTAAGATTTCTCTTCATGCTGTCcatatttccatttttatattatttgaaattgcttcTAGTCactattgttatgtatattttgtattttctgtctgtccactgtctctcctcaccccagtctcttctctgtctgtcctctgtgtctCCTCACCCCagtctcttctctgtctgtcctctgtctctcctcattccagtctcttctctgtctgtcctctgtctctcctcaccccagtctcttctctgtctgtcctctgtctctcctcacccgtttctcctctgtctttcctcacccgtttctcctctctctctcctcacccgtttctcctgtctgtcctgtctcttctcacccatttctcctctgtctctctccactgtctcttctctgtctttcctcacCTGTTTCCCTCTCACCTTCTCTCCTGTTCTTCCCTAGGCCAGTTTTGTGATGGTGGATTTTGAGCTCCGCTCTGTCTTGTTCTATGGAGGCTGTGGGTTCACCATAGTTCGCTCTATGAGCTTTGCCCTGGAGAACTGCCAGAAGAAAGATGCCAACTACAGCATCCTGGAACTCCTCAAATACAACTTCTACCTCCCATTCTTCTACTTTGGCCCTATCATGACTTTCGACAAGTTCCACGCTCAGGTACGTGGCGTATGGGCAAAGTTGTACAACCAACAAATTAATAAGATCTAGTCTTATCAGCTGAAAATTCTAAACTACTCTCTAGTGGACATTTTGCAGAATGAAACCACAAAGACTGCTTACTAATCAACCATGTAAATCACTGTATTACTGTTGCCAGagacaaaatacagaaaaacaagtgtgttAAGTCATACATGTAATCTGTGTGTTTCTACCAAGGCCAACAGAGTTGTCCTGACACGTAAGGAAGGAGAGATATGGAACATCTCTCTTCAGGGTCTCCTTCACCTGGGGGCCATAATAACAGCGGACATCTTATTCCATTTCCTGTACATCCTGACTATCCCAACGGACATGAAGCTGCTCAAACATGCATCAGACTGGGCATTAGGTCAGCTACTGATTCATTTAGTTTGATTGACTCCATCCATTACTCAATAACTCCATTAACTggcattttattgaaattcatttctatacattttatgtgtacTTTAGGGTTTGTTTGTAATATTGCAGTACCTACACATGTTTATCCCTTTGTTTTTATAGTGAGCGTGGCCGAGtctaccctgtctgtctctgtttcatgTAGTGGGCGTGGCCTACTCTAACCTGGCATTTGATGGGCGTCTCTCCTGTAGTGGGCGTGGCCTACTCTAACCTGGCATTTGATGGGTGTCTCTCTGTAGTGGGTGTGGCCTACTCTAACTTGGTATACGATGGGTGTCTCTCCTGTAGTGGGCGCGGCCTACTCTAACCTGTTATATGATGGTGTCTGTCTTGTAGTGGGCGTGGCCTACTGTAACCTGGTATATGACTGGGTGAAATCAGCGGTGATGTTTGGGGTGGTCAACACCGTGGCACGACTGGACCATCTAGATCCTCCACAGCCTCCTAAATGTATCACCATGCTCTACGTCTTCTCTGAGACGTAAGAACATACATTACCTGTTGATCACTGAACATTATCACTGTCTGTTATTGGTGGACATTATCATTGCACATTGTTCAATATCATTAAACAAGTCATTAGTGTAACTAACTGAGATTCTTCTTCTACAGTCATTTTGACAGAGGAATCAATGACTGGCTTTGCAAGTAAGTTTGTCAGTGTATTTGACTCCATATCAAAGCATACTAGCTGATATGTTGGGTAGGTAGTTACTAGACCCTTCTGGGAGTTTCTGGTCAACACAGTCTGActacttgtttttgtgtcagaCTTCCAGTCTGTGTGGGTGActacctgtttgtgtgtgtgactttaTGTCTGTTAGTGTCACTACCTGTATGTGTCTGACTACCTGTTTGTGTCTTTAGGTATGTGTCTGActacctgtttgtgtgtgtgactttaTGTCTGTTAGTGTCACTACCTGTATGTGTCTGACTACCTGTTTGTGTCTTTAGGTATGTGTCTGACTACCTGTTTGTGTCTTTAGGTATGTGTCTGACTACCTGTTTGTGTCTTTAGGTATGTGTCTGACTACCTGTTTGTGTCTTTAGGTATGTGTCTGACTACCTGTTTGTGTCTTTAGGTATGTGTCTGActacctgtttgtgtttttaggTATGTGTATGACTACCTGGGAAGGAGGCATGACAATGTGCTGAACGAGGCCATCGCTACGATGTGCACCTTTGGTGTTACAATTCTATGGCTGGGACCCTGTCAGGGGGTTTTCCTCTGGGCCTTTTTCAACTGCTTGGGACTTAACTTCGAGCTCTGGACTGCCAAGTTACTCTCTATGGAGCCATTCACTTCCCTAGAGGTAAGAGATAGAGAAACCGAGTgtaaaagagacagaggggacaaAGAGAGAAGTGAGGGAAGACAAGGGAGATAatgggagaaaggaggagaaagagata
The Esox lucius isolate fEsoLuc1 chromosome 21, fEsoLuc1.pri, whole genome shotgun sequence DNA segment above includes these coding regions:
- the hhatlb gene encoding hedgehog acyltransferase like, b translates to MGIKTGLPRWELYLYSTVLYLAMLWTASWIYDVSSSNVNRKSFKSSVTPGWHYFSRRMDTADFEWVMWFSTFREHIIFALSGHVIFAKICSMLAPEYKALMYMFYGMMAVLVSMGWTYITLILSHCVLLYTISLVKLRWLCFLAGLTTLSTFKMEPFVSWQASFVMVDFELRSVLFYGGCGFTIVRSMSFALENCQKKDANYSILELLKYNFYLPFFYFGPIMTFDKFHAQANRVVLTRKEGEIWNISLQGLLHLGAIITADILFHFLYILTIPTDMKLLKHASDWALVGVAYCNLVYDWVKSAVMFGVVNTVARLDHLDPPQPPKCITMLYVFSETHFDRGINDWLCKYVYDYLGRRHDNVLNEAIATMCTFGVTILWLGPCQGVFLWAFFNCLGLNFELWTAKLLSMEPFTSLEMAMSPAMSRRIRALFNSFNFWTIVLYNIIALNSPGFTSLVAKRLLLKGFPVTTLTVLAVTYCLVQLIKERERRQALIDDPDRTPPPAPVTASTTQATPTIAPPTASVQPIVDPSKEKAE